A single window of Vanessa atalanta chromosome 27, ilVanAtal1.2, whole genome shotgun sequence DNA harbors:
- the LOC125074112 gene encoding uncharacterized protein LOC125074112 — protein MEGDGESVVAVVRGSALTVTLLTDHRTPTKCIESNWKSTRVSHSSAETNTERNFGNVHVPIYDVRYASSFGFADYRSPFAAFPQHISSMFKGPDLFTQSLRKYPTDGSSAEFIQRIIDYTRSRKSAKKHYPKCLRSLLRKTISQTQAANNYKCSNETNERKRRPVLDKDLSQNELVNYTYDYLKSSSGVPRDADVRYLTEMKRAIQGKLRCMVDDEPMTT, from the exons ATGGAGGGAGACGGTGAAAGCGTGGTAGCAGTGGTACGCGGCTCGGCCCTGACTGTCACCCTTCTGACCGATCACAGAACACCCACAAAATGTATAGAATCAA ATTGGAAATCGACAAGAGTTTCCCATTCGAGTGCAGAAACGAACACGGAGAGAAATTTTGGAAATGTCCACGTGCCGATATATGACGTCAGATACGCGAGCAGTTTTGGg TTCGCAGATTACCGATCACCCTTTGCTGCGTTTCCTCAACATATTA GTTCCATGTTCAAGGGTCCGGACCTCTTCACGCAGTCCCTCAGGAAGTACCCAACCGACGGCTCGTCTGCGGAATTCATCCAAAGGATAATTGATTATACGAGATCTAGGAAAT ctGCAAAGAAACATTATCCAAAATGTCTTCGAAGTCTGTTAAGAAAAACAATAAGTCAAACGCAAGCTGCGAATAATTACAAGTGTTCCAACGAAACTAACGAAAGAAAAAGGCGTCCTGTACTAGACAAAGATTTAag TCAAAATGAACTCGTAAATTACACATATGATTACTTGAAGAGCTCGTCCGGCGTGCCGCGGGACGCGGACGTCAGATACCTGACTGAGATGAAGAGAGCCATACAAGGGAAGTTGAGATGTATGGTTGACGATGAACCAATG ACTACATAA
- the LOC125074165 gene encoding uncharacterized protein LOC125074165, translating to MEDVYTIKVKTKPDTRNLYPSERRYSASTVSGLAWVHIALASTAFLLACLALVNPNGEVQIKNDTRTDNSTDTSEGSSNNTFILILAPILLTVFALAAGITSILASVRWYIDRNITWLFVMSILSTIFSLISFVMIIVWLITSEEDISDFYKDKIPFKEILIIKHSEIIDRNESHFVIPKNSTEIKYEDSKLFTKRVLSINILIAAFLELLWSILSVKISYKGMRNNYKEGDERRGNCVSVVTTIKGNNTKKLPRNSKLIPKPDLIDNYPSRKIKKIFFAQNDNGFYLKNQNNKMKQNTETSSEFYKERMMNFLNRCAEGVSNADIRTPSVQSEAVLNPIPEGIVDASVQDFKQEMKEPSRVTPVSWGDASDITVYNQNTLNLDKIFNFKKKQRDPTVDKKDESSENNQNN from the coding sequence ATGGAGGACGTATATACAATTAAAGTGAAAACAAAACCAGACACGAGGAATTTATATCCATCAGAGAGGAGATATTCGGCGTCCACGGTGTCTGGACTTGCCTGGGTACACATTGCACTAGCATCTACAGCGTTTCTCCTCGCATGCCTCGCTTTAGTTAATCCGAACGGCGaggttcaaataaaaaacgacacaaggACGGACAATTCAACGGATACATCGGAAGGATCGAGCAATAATACGTTTATACTCATTCTAGCGCCAATTTTGCTCACAGTATTCGCTCTCGCCGCCGGCATTACTTCGATTTTGGCATCCGTTAGATGGTACATCGACAGAAACATAACTTGGCTATTTGTTATGTCAATATTATCCACGATCTTCTCTTTAATTTCCTTTGTTATGATCATTGTCTGGTTAATAACGAGCGAGGAGGATATATCGGATTTCTATAAAGACAAAATACCATTCAaagagattttaataataaaacattcggAAATAATAGACAGAAATGAATCGCATTTCGTCATACCGAAAAATTCGACAGAGATCAAATATGAGGATtcgaaattatttacaaaacgcGTGCTCtcgataaatatattgatagcgGCGTTTTTAGAACTCCTATGGTCGATATTGAGTGTGAAAATATCGTATAAAGGTATGAGGAATAACTATAAAGAGGGCGACGAGAGGAGGGGCAATTGCGTATCTGTTGTGACGACAATTAAAGGTAATAATACAAAGAAGTTACCGCGCAACAGTAAATTAATACCGAAACCAGATCTAATCGATAACTACCCGAGTAGGaagattaaaaagatatttttcgCCCAAAACGACAATGGGTTCTAtttgaaaaatcaaaataacaaaatgaaacaaaacacCGAAACGAGCTCGGAGTTTTACAAGGAGAGAATGATGAACTTCTTGAACAGATGCGCCGAAGGAGTCTCCAACGCGGATATCAGGACTCCCAGCGTCCAATCGGAGGCGGTCCTCAACCCAATCCCAGAAGGAATCGTTGATGCCAGTGTCCAAGATTTTAAGCAGGAAATGAAGGAGCCGAGCAGAGTTACTCCCGTCAGCTGGGGAGACGCGTCCGACATCACGGTATACAATCAAAACACGTTAAAtttggataaaatatttaatttcaaaaagaaaCAGCGAGATCCAACCGTAGATAAGAAAGATGAATCTAGTGAAAATAatcagaataattaa